Proteins from a genomic interval of Gossypium hirsutum isolate 1008001.06 chromosome A09, Gossypium_hirsutum_v2.1, whole genome shotgun sequence:
- the LOC107960421 gene encoding uncharacterized protein, with protein sequence MERLQSNGAELFKGVTGIAPNVVEYWIEATERIMDDLDCTPKQKLKGAGKYVGANYVDTHRREFLNLTHRDRSVAEYEAEFLRLSLYVRGSGKRAQSRGVGQIEVRQPVLVYAARHREDIDAPDIITGTFLIYDVPYTALIDLGSTHSYIACSVSENLGLSIESTMSEVTVLSPLGLSRVNKLFRDFLLEAQGMEFLADLLELLFGEFNKILGIDWLVKHRISLDCATKRVLLRTEEDNELVRKGCEVFLAYISVSDSGDSTVKDIRTVKDFLYVFPEELLGLPPNREVDFGIKLILVSAEGIRVDPYKIEAVLDWKLSKNVSKICSFLGLAGYYRRFVEGFSLIEAPLTKLLHKGIPFVWTDA encoded by the exons ATGGAACGACTCCAGTCCAATGGAGCTGAGCTTTTTAAGGGTGTCACAGGAATCGCCCCTAACGTGGTCGAGTACTGGATAGAGGCTACGGAACGGATTATGGATGACTTAGATTGCACCCCtaagcaaaaattaaagggtgca GGGAAATATGTGGGAGCCAATTATGTGGACACTCATAGGAGGGAGTTTCTAAATCTGACACACAGAGATcgatcagtggccgagtatgaggctgaatttctaCGACTGAGCCTCTATGTGCGAG gTTCTGGGAAAAGAGCACAGAGTAGAGGTGTTGGACAGATCGAGGTGAGGCAACCTGTTTTAGTATATGCTGCACGTCACCGAGAGGACATAGATGCTCCAGACATCATCACGGGTACGTTTCTTATTTATGATGTGCCTTACACTGCATTGATAGATttaggatctactcattcttacatagcCTGTTCTGTTTCTGAAAATTTGGGATTATCGATTGAGAGCACCATGAGTGAGGTCACTGTACTGAGTCCATTAGGGCTATCGCGGGTTAACAAACTATTTAGAGATTTTCTGCTAGAGGCTCAAGGGATGGAATTTCTGGCTGATCTGCTAGAGCTTTTGTTTGGGGAGTTCAATAAGATATTGGGGATAGATTGGTTGGTCAAGCACCGCATCAGTTTGGACTGTGCAACTAAAAGGGTCTTATTGAGGACTGAGGAGGATAATGAG ttggttcgtaagggatgtgaggtaTTTTTGGCCTATATAAGTGTTTCTGATTCTGGGGACTCTACTGTTAAGGACATTAGAACGGTAAAGGATTTTCTGTACGTCTTCCCTGAAGAGCTACTAGGGTTACCTCCAAATCGTGAAGTGGATTTTGGGATAAAACTTATTCTGG tttctgctgaggggattcgagtcGATCCTTATAAGATTGAGGCGGTGTTGGATTGGAAACTGTCAAAGAATGTGTCTAAGATCTGCAGTTTTCTAGGGTTGGCTGGTTACTATCGGCGCTTTGTAGAAGGGTTCTCCTTGATCGAAGCTCCGTTGACTAAGCTTCTACATAAGGGAATTCCTTTTGTGTGGACGGATGCATAA